In Malus sylvestris chromosome 16, drMalSylv7.2, whole genome shotgun sequence, the following are encoded in one genomic region:
- the LOC126608025 gene encoding uncharacterized protein At5g01610, which yields MEKALTKVNSLKVGSLWISKKAKEEFSNISDDLSTFSNTVEEKAKWVFNKLKGKPPKSLPDLLREYNLPPGLFPQNITCYEFDETKSKLIVYMPSACEVSFKDSSVMRYATRVKAILLRGKLTGIEGMKTKVLVWVKVTCVVVESSKSDKVWFTAGVKKSRPKDVYITPRDSVKVEEF from the exons atgGAGAAAGCTCTGACTAAAGTGAACAGCTTGAAAGTTGGGAGCTTGTGGATCTCGAAGAAGGCCAAGGAAGAATTCTCCAACATCTCCGACGACCTCTCT ACATTCTCGAATACCGTCGAGGAGAAGGCAAAATGGGTTTTCAACAAACTAAAAG GAAAGCCGCCGAAAAGCTTGCCAGATCTCCTTCGAGAGTACAACTTGCCACCGGGGCTGTTTCCGCAGAACATTACCTGTTATGAGTTTGACGAAACAAAATCCAAGCTCATTGTGTATATGCCCTCAGCATGTGAAGTTAGCTTCAAGGATTCCTCTGTTATGAGGTACGCGACACGGGTAAAGGCCATTCTTCTAAGGGGAAAGCTCACGGGGATAGAGGGAATGAAGACCAAGGTTCTGGTATGGGTTAAGGTCACTTGTGTAGTGGTTGAAAGTTCCAAGTCCGATAAGGTGTGGTTTACAGCTGGTGTTAAGAAGTCAAGACCAAAGGATGTCTACATAACACCACGTGACTCCGTGAAAGTAGAAGAATTCTGA